A single genomic interval of Armigeres subalbatus isolate Guangzhou_Male chromosome 1, GZ_Asu_2, whole genome shotgun sequence harbors:
- the LOC134208670 gene encoding peptidoglycan recognition protein 1-like, with protein sequence MNKFAAILAITLASLAAVSAQCPRIVTRAGWGARAANTAVLPIRPAPWVVMHHTAGAHCTTDAACAQQMRNIQSFHIDGNGWADIGYNWCVGENGAAYEGRGWGRQGAHAPGFNDRSVGLCVMGTFTNAIPNLAARNAAQQLITCGVSLGHISGSYWLIGHRQATATACPGNAFFEHIRTWPRFNPNP encoded by the coding sequence ATGAACAAGTTCGCTGCTATCCTCGCCATCACTTTGGCCTCCTTGGCCGCCGTGTCGGCTCAGTGTCCCCGTATCGTCACCCGTGCCGGATGGGGAGCCCGCGCTGCCAACACAGCTGTTCTGCCGATCCGTCCAGCCCCATGGGTTGTGATGCACCACACTGCCGGAGCCCACTGTACTACCGATGCCGCGTGTGCCCAGCAAATGCGTAACATCCAGAGCTTCCACATTGACGGCAACGGATGGGCTGACATTGGATACAACTGGTGCGTTGGAGAAAACGGTGCTGCCTATGAAGGTCGCGGTTGGGGACGTCAGGGTGCCCATGCTCCAGGATTCAATGACCGTTCGGTTGGTTTGTGCGTCATGGGAACCTTCACCAACGCCATTCCCAACTTGGCCGCTCGTAATGCCGCTCAGCAGCTGATCACGTGCGGTGTCTCGCTCGGACACATCAGCGGCTCATACTGGTTGATTGGACATCGTCAGGCCACGGCCACCGCATGTCCTGGAAATGCTTTCTTTGAACACATTCGTACCTGGCCACGCTTCAACCCAAATCCTTAG